The genomic region TTGAATAAATTATTTGGTATTAAAATAGCTAAAATAAGTTCTAATCCTGGAAAAACAAGATCTATAAACTTCTATAATGTAGATAATAAAGGATATCTTGTTGATTTACCAGGATATGGATTTGCAAGTGTTTCAAAAGAAGAAAAGAAAAAATGGGCAAATTTATTAGAAGATTATTTTGTTAATAGATATTCTTTGCAAATGGTTTTTTTATTGATAGACCATAGACATGAACCGCAGAAAAAAGATATAGAAATGATTCAATGGCTAAGAGAATTAAAAATACCATTTATGATAGTTCTTACTAAATTAGATAAAGTAAAAAAGTCTGAAAGACAGAAAAAATTAAATTTAATAAAATCTGTTCTATCAGGATATGGAGAATATTTATACTTTCCAGTATCTTCAAAAACTGGTGAAGGTATAGGGCTTTTGAAAAATGAAATAAGTAAATTCCTAAAATAGCGGGTAATTATTACCCGCTATTTTATATATTTTGGATATGCAATATTAGTAAAAAAAATACTGCACATTAAGTGCAGTATTATTTGCATTCTGAGCACATTCCATATATCTTTAAATCAAAGTCTTTAATTTCGATATTTTCGTAAGGTAATATGCTTTTAATTTTATCTTTATCAAGGTCAAGTTTCACAGCTTTTCCACAATTTTCACATATGAACAATACTTTTGGTTCATTTTCTATTTCTTCTATTAACTCATATCTGGGTGTTCCGTCTTCAAAATTGACTTTTCTTATAATTCCTAATTCTTCTAAAAGATCAATACCCCTTTTAACAGTCATTTTACTTGTTTTATGGTTTTTTCTTTTTCTAATATTCATATAAACATCATCTAAACTCATTAATCTTCCTTTTGATTCCATAAATATTTTTAAAATCAACTCTCTTTGTGCTGTCATTCTTTGTTTTTTATCTCTGAGAACTTTTTTCAAAACCTGTTGGGACATAGTGTTAAATCCGCCTCCTCATTTTTTAGTTCGATTCAATTTTACAGCAAAAAGAAGACTTTTTGATTTAAGTATTATTAAAATTGTGTTCCTTTTTAATTAATTCAAACAGTGTGTATATCTATTTTCCAACCGGTAATTTTGGCAGCAGCTCTTGCGTTTTGACCACCTTTACCTATTGCCAGAGAGAGTTGATTTTCTGGCACATGAACCAGAGCCATTTTGTTTTTCTTATCTAATTTTATATTTAAGACCTGAGCGGGAGCAAGTGCGTTTTTTATTAATTCTTCAATATTATCAGACCATTTTATAACATCTATTTTTTCTAAGTTTTTTAAATCTTCTAATATTTGACTAATTCTAACACCATTTTCACCAATACATGCTCCAACTGGGTCTATTTTTGGATCTTCAGAATATACAGCTATTTTACTTCTAATTCCGGGTTCTCTATAAACTTTTTTAATTTTTACAATACCATCTTCAATTTCTGGAATATTCATTTTAAATAATTCTTCAACAAACTCTGGAGCACTTCTTGTTACCAAAATTTTTGGACCTTTTGTAGTTTTTTGAATATTTTTTATATATACTTTTATAATATCTCCAGAATATAATGATTCATTTGGAATCCATTCTTTTTTAGGTAATTTTGTTTCTAATTTGCCTATTCTTATATCAGCATATTCATTTGTTACTAACAATACCTCGGCAGTTGTAATTTTACCTTCAAGTGGAGAGTATTTATGATATAAGTTTTCTTTTTCTATTTCTCTTATACTTTGTTTAATTACTTGTTTTGCAGTTTGAGCCGCTATTCTTTTGAATTCTTTTTTAGGGTTAATTTTTTTCTTTACTAAATCACCTATTTGGACTTTTGAATTAATTTTTTTTGCATCTTCAATAGATATTTCCTCTCCTTCATTTTCAACCTTTTCAACAACCTTTAATATCTGATATATACTGATTTCACCATGATTTTTGTCAACTACTACTTCAACATTTTCCATTTCATAATTATTTTTATAAGCCTTTTCAATGGCTTTTTCAATAATTTCTAGCAACACTTCTTTTTTTATATCCTTTTCCCTTTCTAATTCTTCTAAAGCTTCAATTAAAACAACATTCATTTTATCACCTCCTATAAATCTATTTCCAGATTTGCTCTAAGTATTTTAGCATAAGGTATTTTTATCAATTTTCCGCCATCTTTTTCTTTTACGAGAATAATATCATTTTCAATATTCACAATATAACCTTTTATAGCAGTTCTATTTTCGATTCTCTCTCTTAATATAATTTTTGCAAGGTTACCTTTAAAACGAATATAATCGTTTAAATTTCTTAAAGGTCTATCTAATCCTGGAGAACTAACTATTAAATCATAAGAAGTTTCTATAAGGTCTTTTTCGTCTAAATAAGATTCAATTTCCCTGGAAAAAATTTCACACTCGTCTATTCCAACATAACCATTTAATTTATCTATTATTATTTCTAATTTCAACTTTTTTCTCACTTTCTTTAGAGAAATGTCAAAAATTTCTAAATCCATTTTTTTAGCGATTTCATCAGCTTTTTCTTTTATCAGGTCTTTAATATTATTCATATGTCTTACACCTCCTTATTTTAAATAAAAGAGAGTTCGAGGGCCTAGCCCTCGAACATCTTAATGTTTTATTTCAATTGGATTATATCATATTTTTTTTATAAAATCAAGACATACTCTGTATAGAAATACTAAAACCGAAAACTTCTTTTTCAAAATTAATTATATCTTCTTTTGAGGTTGTGATTTTCTTATCATTATTTTCAATATTTTCTCCAAAAACGTTGGATAATATTTTTTTAGAATCTTCACTAGCATACATTTCAATTTCTGAAATTTTTCTAAATAATTTTCTTCTATTTTTATCAAATATATCAAAAGTTCCACCTTTAATCATTTGTTCAATAATATTTCTTGTTATCCCAATATTTTTTGACCTTTTTATGAAATCTTCAAATGATATATATTTCCCATTTTTTTGAATATCTTCTAAAATACGCTTTTCTGCGAATTCTCCTACACCTTTTATTATTCGTAGAGGTAAAGTTATATGATTTTTTTTAGTTAATCCTATAGGATGGTTTATAGAAGGAATATCTAGGTTTATATTCATAAGTTTTATTTCATTAAAAAGCTCAAAAGAAAAACCTTTATATTTAATGTATTCAAGATAAAATTTTTCTGGATGTAAACTTTTTATTTCAGTAATCCAATAGCTTAAATGGGCATAAGCAACACTATGAGATTTATTAAATGCATATTGAGCAAAATTTTCAATTTTAGAATACAATTTTTTTGCTTCATTAATACCAATTATTTTAGCAGCGTTAGAAATAAATTTTGATTTTAAATTTTCAATTTTTTCAACATTCTTTTTAGCAATAGCTTTTCTAAAATTATCGGATTCATAAGGAGTTAATCCGCCCAATTTTTGAGCTAAATACATAACTTGTTCCTGAAATATAATAACTCCCTTTGTTTCCGATAGAAGTTTTTTTAAATATTCTTTACTGTTACCTTCAAGATATTCATCGAACATTCCAGAATTTAATGGACCTGGCCTATTTAATGCTAGAAGAATATACAACTCATCAAAATTTTTTGGCTTTAACTTTTTAGCTAATTTTTTAGCAAGATTGGATTCAAGTTGAAATATTCCTTCAGTTAAACCTTTTGATATTATTTCATAAACTTTTTTGTTATTTAAATTTTGAAAATGATATTTTGAATATTTAAAATCGAATTTTTTTAGTAGAGAAAGGGTATCAAGGGATAATAAATCGAATTTTTCTATACCAATTTCTTTTAATTCATCCATTTCCCATAAAGTTATAGAGACTTTTCTCGATAAATCAAGAGGAATATGATCTTTTAGAGGTTTGTCAGATAAGATTATTCCGGCAGCATGAACGGATTCAGCAATTTCTAATCCTTCTAAATAGAATGCAAGAATATAATAGTCTTTAAATTGGGGATTTTTATATAAATGAATATTTTCAGGAGATCTTATGGGTTTTTTAAACCTATTTGAGTAATCGACCTCTAAAAATTCTTTTAATTTTTTGAATACACTTTTGCTTTTCATTTTTACATATGTTCTAACCTGAGCTATTTCAAATTCCCTTGAAAGATTTTCTATAATTAAGTCTCTTTTTTCTGACTCTACATCAATATCAATGTCAGGAAGCTCTTGTCGGGAAACATTTAAAAATCTTTCAAAATATAGATTGTATTTTATCGGATCTATAAGTGTTATTCCTAACAAATAAGCTACGAGAGATCCTACAGCAGAACCTCTTCCAGGTCCAACAAGACTGCCTGTTTTTTTTGCTATATCTATTATTTTTTTTACTGATAAAATATAATCAGATACATTTAATTTTCTTATAACTTCTAATTCGCTTCTTAACCTTTCAACATAATTATCTGGTAATTTGCTTATTAAAGGCAAGATTGTTTCATATAATTTTTTAAAACCTCCCATTTTAGGAATACCAATGTAAAATTCTGAGATTTTATAATCAAATTTTGTTTTTATAATATAATTATATAATCTCTTATCTACATAATTTTCTATTCCATAATCTTTTTTTATATAATCACCTTCGATATCATTTGTCAATTCTGAAAATCTTTTTGTTGGATAGACAATCTTTTTTAAAATATAATCTTTTTCAATAGATGGAAATTTAATTTCAATTCCGTTATAAAATTTGATTAACTTTTTTAGATCATTAGAATTTTTAGGAACATAAATCCTATCCCCTTTTTCAAATAGTATGATAGGTTTTAGTTTGTATTTATTGCACAATGAAATAAAACTAATCCATGATTTTGGATGATCTTCAAATAATGCGATTCCATCATAATGAAATTTTTTTGCTAAAGGTATTAAATCCCTTAATTGTATATACGATTTTCCTATTGATTTAGAGGTAACAACAGGACCTAATATCTTCAAAATACCACCCTCATTTTTGTATGCAATTTCTAATTGATTATTATCTATATTATAACATAAAAAGCGCCCTACGGCGCTTTTTATATGTTTTTATATAGCTCTTTTAACTTTTCCAGCTTTTAAACAGCTTGTGCATACATTCATTCTTTTAACAGTACCATCTTCTAAAACAACTTTTACTTTTTGGATATTTGGTTTCCACCATCTTCTTGTTGTTACTTTTGAGTGAGCAACACTATTTCCAGCTGTTGGTCTTTTACCACACACTTCACATACTCTAGCCATTTCAATCATCCTCCTATATTTTATTATTATATTATTTATTTTTATAAGATTAAATAACAATAACCTTTATATATTATATACATAAAGATGAATTTAATATTTAAAAAAGGTTAATTTTATTCGTCGGATTCCATTAATTTTTCTTCGTCTTCAAATTTCATAGGTTTAACTATTGGGTAAGCTATAACATCCCTTATTGTTTCTGCATTTGTAAGGAACATTACAAATCTATCAATTCCAATACCTAAACCGCCAGTTGGTGGAAGACCATATTCTAAAGCTCTAACAAAATCTAAATCCATCATCTGAGCTTCCTCATCACCTTTTTCTTTTAATTCCACCTGCTTTTTAAATCTTTGCATTTGATCAACAGGATCATTTAATTCGCTAAAAGCATTAGCTAATTCTCTTCCATATATAATTAATTCAAATCTTTCTGTAACTCTTGGATCTTCCCTATGTCTTTTTGCCAATGGTGATATTTCTACAGGATGTTCTAATACGAATGTTGGTTGAACAATCTTATCTTCTACTAAAGACCATAATTCATCAATATAATGACCTTTATCTTCAACCATTACCTCTACACCATTTTTTTCTAAAACTTCAACTAATTTTTCATCAGGATCTTCTAATATATCAACTCCAAGATGTTCTTTGATAAAATCTCTCATTTTTACTCTTTTAAATGGTGGTTTAAAATCAATTTCAACACCTTGATAATTTATTTTTGTTGTACCATGTATTTTTTCGACAACATAAGACAAAACGTCTTCTGTAATTTTCATCATATCAGTATAATCAGCATATGCCTGATATAATTCCATCATTGAAAACTCTGGATTGTGTTTATAAGATACTCCTTCATTTCTGAAATTTTTTCCAATCTCGTAAATTTTTTCCATACCACCAACAACTAATCTTTTTAAATATAATTCTGGTGCAATTCTTAAATACATATTAGTGTCATAAACATTTAAATGTGTAATAAAAGGTCTTGCATTTGCTCCTCCTAAAATAGGATGTAAAATAGGAGTTTCTACTTCGATAAAACCTTTTGAGTTTAAGAACTCTCTTATATATCTAATAGCTTTAAATCGTGTAACAAATGTTTTTAAGCTTTCATCATTTGCTATCATATCAACATATCTCTGTCTATATTTTACTTCTTTATCCTTTAAACCATGCCATTTTTCTGGCAAAGGCCTTAATGCTTTAGAAAGAATTTCAAAATCAAGTACTAATAATGTCAATTCGCCTGTATGAGTTTTAAAAGGAAATCCTTCTATTCCAATCCAATCACCAATATCCATATATTTTTTAAATTCATCAAATTTTCCATCTTGAACCTTATCTTTTCTTATATAAGCTTGAATCCTACCTGTATCATCTTTTAAAACAATGAAAGCGGATTTTCCATGTTTCCTTATTGACATTACTCTTCCTGCAAATTTAAATACTTCATTTTCTAATAATTCACCGTCAGAAATATTGTTATATTTCTCTTTAATCTCTTCAACTTTCATATCCTTTTCAAATCTATAAGGATATGGATTTCTTCCTTCTTTTCTTATCTCTTCAATTAATTTTAATCTTTGTTCTCTTAAATCGCTCAAATCAAGCACCTCCATATTTTAATATAGCTAAAATTTCAAGTTCTCTTTCTTTATTTAGTGGCGTTTTAAACTTAATTCTATCACCAATTCTCTTTTTTAATAAAGCCCTTCCTAGTGGCGATTCGGAGCTAATTTTTTTAGGTTCTGAAAAAATATCTGCTTCTTGAGAATTAACAATTTTATAGGTTTCTTCAATATTCTTTTTTAAATCTTTAACTATAACAGTATTTCCTAAATTTACCTCTTCATTATTGCTTTCCGATTCATCAATAACTTCAGCATTTTCCAGGATATAATCTATTTCTTTAATTCTTGAATCTATTTTACCTTGTTCGTTTTTCGCTTCTTCATATTCACTATTTTCAGATAAATCTCCGAGTTCTCTTGCTTCTTTAATTCTTTCAGCTATTTCTGTCATTAATTTATTTTTTAGTGCTTCTTTCTCTTTTATTAAACTTTCATAACCTTCTCTGGTTAATTGTATTTTCTCACCTGGAATCATATTTAAACCTCCTTAATTTTCTTTTTTTCTTAAGTCATTTATTATTTTTACGAAATGATCTAAATCCCCAAACTCTTTGTAAACAGAAGCAAATCTAACATAAGCAACATGATCTATTTTTTTTAATTCGTTCATGATCATATCACCAATTTTAACGCTTTCAATTTCTGATGTTCCCATTTTTCTAATTTTTTCTTCTATTTCGGCTACTAAATTTTCAATTTGTTCATAACTTATAGCTCGTTTATGACAAGCCTTTATGAGACCATTTAAAATTTTTTGTCTATCGAAAATTTCCCTTTGCCCGTTCTTTTTAATTACAAAGATTTTATGAGTTTCGTATCTTTCATAAGTTGTGAATCTGCTATTACATCTTAAACATTCACGTCTCCTTCGCGTCACAGTACCTTCTGCAATTGTTCGAGAATCTAAAACCCTGGTTTCTTCGAAACCACAATAAGGGCATTTCATGGCAATTCAC from Marinitoga aeolica harbors:
- the nrdR gene encoding transcriptional regulator NrdR, with the translated sequence MKCPYCGFEETRVLDSRTIAEGTVTRRRRECLRCNSRFTTYERYETHKIFVIKKNGQREIFDRQKILNGLIKACHKRAISYEQIENLVAEIEEKIRKMGTSEIESVKIGDMIMNELKKIDHVAYVRFASVYKEFGDLDHFVKIINDLRKKEN
- the yihA gene encoding ribosome biogenesis GTP-binding protein YihA/YsxC translates to MFKKVELIKTAYMKGDYPPPLNAEIAFAGRSNVGKSSLLNKLFGIKIAKISSNPGKTRSINFYNVDNKGYLVDLPGYGFASVSKEEKKKWANLLEDYFVNRYSLQMVFLLIDHRHEPQKKDIEMIQWLRELKIPFMIVLTKLDKVKKSERQKKLNLIKSVLSGYGEYLYFPVSSKTGEGIGLLKNEISKFLK
- a CDS encoding ribosome maturation factor RimP, with protein sequence MNNIKDLIKEKADEIAKKMDLEIFDISLKKVRKKLKLEIIIDKLNGYVGIDECEIFSREIESYLDEKDLIETSYDLIVSSPGLDRPLRNLNDYIRFKGNLAKIILRERIENRTAIKGYIVNIENDIILVKEKDGGKLIKIPYAKILRANLEIDL
- the dnaE gene encoding DNA polymerase III subunit alpha, with amino-acid sequence MKILGPVVTSKSIGKSYIQLRDLIPLAKKFHYDGIALFEDHPKSWISFISLCNKYKLKPIILFEKGDRIYVPKNSNDLKKLIKFYNGIEIKFPSIEKDYILKKIVYPTKRFSELTNDIEGDYIKKDYGIENYVDKRLYNYIIKTKFDYKISEFYIGIPKMGGFKKLYETILPLISKLPDNYVERLRSELEVIRKLNVSDYILSVKKIIDIAKKTGSLVGPGRGSAVGSLVAYLLGITLIDPIKYNLYFERFLNVSRQELPDIDIDVESEKRDLIIENLSREFEIAQVRTYVKMKSKSVFKKLKEFLEVDYSNRFKKPIRSPENIHLYKNPQFKDYYILAFYLEGLEIAESVHAAGIILSDKPLKDHIPLDLSRKVSITLWEMDELKEIGIEKFDLLSLDTLSLLKKFDFKYSKYHFQNLNNKKVYEIISKGLTEGIFQLESNLAKKLAKKLKPKNFDELYILLALNRPGPLNSGMFDEYLEGNSKEYLKKLLSETKGVIIFQEQVMYLAQKLGGLTPYESDNFRKAIAKKNVEKIENLKSKFISNAAKIIGINEAKKLYSKIENFAQYAFNKSHSVAYAHLSYWITEIKSLHPEKFYLEYIKYKGFSFELFNEIKLMNINLDIPSINHPIGLTKKNHITLPLRIIKGVGEFAEKRILEDIQKNGKYISFEDFIKRSKNIGITRNIIEQMIKGGTFDIFDKNRRKLFRKISEIEMYASEDSKKILSNVFGENIENNDKKITTSKEDIINFEKEVFGFSISIQSMS
- the nusA gene encoding transcription termination factor NusA, with product MNVVLIEALEELEREKDIKKEVLLEIIEKAIEKAYKNNYEMENVEVVVDKNHGEISIYQILKVVEKVENEGEEISIEDAKKINSKVQIGDLVKKKINPKKEFKRIAAQTAKQVIKQSIREIEKENLYHKYSPLEGKITTAEVLLVTNEYADIRIGKLETKLPKKEWIPNESLYSGDIIKVYIKNIQKTTKGPKILVTRSAPEFVEELFKMNIPEIEDGIVKIKKVYREPGIRSKIAVYSEDPKIDPVGACIGENGVRISQILEDLKNLEKIDVIKWSDNIEELIKNALAPAQVLNIKLDKKNKMALVHVPENQLSLAIGKGGQNARAAAKITGWKIDIHTV
- the lysS gene encoding lysine--tRNA ligase, which encodes MEVLDLSDLREQRLKLIEEIRKEGRNPYPYRFEKDMKVEEIKEKYNNISDGELLENEVFKFAGRVMSIRKHGKSAFIVLKDDTGRIQAYIRKDKVQDGKFDEFKKYMDIGDWIGIEGFPFKTHTGELTLLVLDFEILSKALRPLPEKWHGLKDKEVKYRQRYVDMIANDESLKTFVTRFKAIRYIREFLNSKGFIEVETPILHPILGGANARPFITHLNVYDTNMYLRIAPELYLKRLVVGGMEKIYEIGKNFRNEGVSYKHNPEFSMMELYQAYADYTDMMKITEDVLSYVVEKIHGTTKINYQGVEIDFKPPFKRVKMRDFIKEHLGVDILEDPDEKLVEVLEKNGVEVMVEDKGHYIDELWSLVEDKIVQPTFVLEHPVEISPLAKRHREDPRVTERFELIIYGRELANAFSELNDPVDQMQRFKKQVELKEKGDEEAQMMDLDFVRALEYGLPPTGGLGIGIDRFVMFLTNAETIRDVIAYPIVKPMKFEDEEKLMESDE
- the rpmB gene encoding 50S ribosomal protein L28; translation: MARVCEVCGKRPTAGNSVAHSKVTTRRWWKPNIQKVKVVLEDGTVKRMNVCTSCLKAGKVKRAI
- a CDS encoding Fur family transcriptional regulator — protein: MSQQVLKKVLRDKKQRMTAQRELILKIFMESKGRLMSLDDVYMNIRKRKNHKTSKMTVKRGIDLLEELGIIRKVNFEDGTPRYELIEEIENEPKVLFICENCGKAVKLDLDKDKIKSILPYENIEIKDFDLKIYGMCSECK
- the greA gene encoding transcription elongation factor GreA; translation: MIPGEKIQLTREGYESLIKEKEALKNKLMTEIAERIKEARELGDLSENSEYEEAKNEQGKIDSRIKEIDYILENAEVIDESESNNEEVNLGNTVIVKDLKKNIEETYKIVNSQEADIFSEPKKISSESPLGRALLKKRIGDRIKFKTPLNKERELEILAILKYGGA